A portion of the Sus scrofa isolate TJ Tabasco breed Duroc chromosome 5, Sscrofa11.1, whole genome shotgun sequence genome contains these proteins:
- the MED21 gene encoding mediator of RNA polymerase II transcription subunit 21, whose protein sequence is MADRLTQLQDAVNSLADQFCNAIGVLQQCGPPASFSNIQTTINKDQPANPTEEYAQLFAALIARTAKDIDVLIDSLPSEESTAALQAASLYKLEEENHEAATCLEDVVYRGDMLLEKIQSALADIAQSQLKTRSGTHSQSLPDS, encoded by the exons CTTGCAGATCAGTTTTGTAATGCCATTGGAGTGTTGCAGCAGTGTGGTCCTCCTGCCTCTTTCAGTAATATTCAGACAACCATTAACAAAGATCAGCCAGCTAATCCTACAGAag AATATGCCCAGCTATTTGCAGCGCTGATTGCACGAACGGCAAAAGACATTGATGTTTTGATAGATTCCTTACCCAGTGAAGAATCTACAGCTGCTTTACAG GCTGCCAGCTTGTATAAGctagaagaagaaaatcatgaaGCTGCTACATGTCTGGAGGATGTTGTTTATCGAGGGGATATGCTTCTGGAAAAGATACAGAGTGCCCTTGCTGATATTGCGCAGTCACAGCTGAAGACAAGAAGTGGTACCCACAGCCAGTCTCTTCCAGACTCATAG